In Primulina huaijiensis isolate GDHJ02 chromosome 6, ASM1229523v2, whole genome shotgun sequence, a single window of DNA contains:
- the LOC140979991 gene encoding abscisic acid receptor PYL8-like, translated as MFITSNGDALTAGKEEFIKRHHKHEVGDDQCTSSLVKHIKAPLPLVWSLVRRFDQPQSYKPFVSRCIMQGDLKIGTVREVNVKSGLPATTSRERLELLDDEEHIFSMRIVGGDHRLKNYSSVITVHPEIIDGRPGTMAIESFVVDVPDGNTKDETCYFVEALIKCNLKSLADVSERLALQDRTEPVN; from the exons ATGTTCATCACATCGAACGGCGATGCGCTCACCGCTGGGAAGGAGGAGTTCATCAAAAGACACCACAAGCATGAAGTAGGCGATGACCAGTGCACTTCCTCCTTGGTCAAACACATCAAAGCTCCCCTGCCTCTC GTTTGGTCGCTGGTGAGGAGATTTGACCAGCCTCAGAGCTACAAGCCGTTTGTGAGTAGATGTATAATGCAAGGTGATTTGAAAATCGGAACTGTGAGAGAGGTGAATGTGAAGTCGGGACTTCCGGCGACTACGAGTAGGGAGAGGCTGGAGCTTTTGGACGATGAGGAGCACATTTTCAGTATGCGGATTGTCGGCGGCGATCATCGGCTCAAG AACTATTCTTCTGTCATCACTGTCCATCCCGAAATTATTGATGGGAGACCAGGGACTATGGCCATTGAGTCATTTGTAGTGGATGTGCCAGATGGGAACACTAAAGATGAAACATGCTACTTTGTTGAGGCCCTGATAAAGTGCAACCTCAAATCACTTGCTGATGTGTCCGAGCGTCTTGCTTTGCAGGATCGGACAGAACCTGTCAATTAA